Proteins encoded in a region of the Neodiprion lecontei isolate iyNeoLeco1 chromosome 5, iyNeoLeco1.1, whole genome shotgun sequence genome:
- the LOC107223606 gene encoding phosphatidylserine synthase isoform X2, translating into MTSNELPEGTSLRNRLQGREENLNKNRNLSESNDGYKLTQGTDSFSKINERPVDDISIEFFYKPHTITLLLISIGAVIYFAFVRDAANVEDNIWAGILCVVFFFLIISVLTFPNGPFTRPHPAVWRIVFGCSVLYLMGLLFMLFQNYETVRRILVWIDPGLSSFRIDMDKEYGVNCSDISLEKIWNHMDVFALAHFLGWTFKAVLIRHLGILWAISIMWEVTEIAFAHLLPNFVECWWDALILDVILCNGLGIWVGLKICACLEMREYKWVSIRDIESTTGKLKRAVLQFTPGSWTSVRWLDPNCTYMRFVALSQLVIFWQISELNTFFLKHVYEFPPSHPFVVSRLALIGVIVAPSVRQYYMYVTDPSCSRVGTQCWVYGAIMVTEALLCVRHGAPVFERTQALNILLWLLCQSFISVLCVYGCVLWHQYFEGTWLAAHVLHRLLDR; encoded by the exons ATGACAAGTAACGAGTTACCTGAGGGTACCTCATTGCGAAATAGGCTACAAGgacgagaagaaaatttgaataaaaatcgtaatttatCGGAAAGCAATGATGGTTATAAATTGACTCAGGGAACTGACAGCTTCTCCAAGATCAATGAACGCCCCGTAGACGACATATCCAtcgaatttttctacaaacCTCACACCATAACCTTACTTCTCATCTCGATCGGCGCTGTTATCTACTTCGCATTTGTCAG AGATGCAGCAAACGTCGAGGACAACATCTGGGCAGGAATCTTGTGcgtcgtcttcttcttcctgatcATATCTGTGCTGACATTTCCCAACGGTCCGTTCACCAGACCACATCCAGCGGTTTGGCGGATAGTTTTTGGGTGCAGTGTCCTCTACCTGATGGGTCTGCTGTTCATGCTCTTCCAGAATTACGAGACTGTCAGGCGGATCTTGGTCTGGATAGACCCGGGCTTATCGTCTTTCAGGATCGACATGGACAAGGAGTACGGCGTAAACTGCTCCGACATATCGTTGGAAAAGATATGGAATCATATGGATGTGTTTGCACTGGCACATTTCCTCGGATGGACTTTCAAAGCGGTGCTGATAAGGCATCTCGGGATCTTGTGGGCGATCAGTATCATGTGGGAAGTGACAGAGATTGCGTTCGCCCATCTGCTGCCCAATTTCGTTGAGTGCTGGTGGGATGCTCTGATCCTTGATGTCATCCTCTGCAATGGCCTAGGCATTTGGGTCGGACTTAAGATATGCGCCTGCCTCGAGATGCGCGAATACAAATGGGTCAGCATCAGGGACATCGAGAGCACCACTGGGAAACTGAAAAGAGCTGTGCTTCAGTTTACTCCTGGAAGCTGGACCTCCGTTAGGTGGCTCGATCCGAACTGCACCTACATGCGATTCGTGGCTTTGTCTCAGCTTGTTATCTTCTGGCAGATATCCGAGCTCAACACATTTTTCCTCAAACACGTTTATGAGTTTCCTCCGTCACATCCGTTTGTCGTTTCACGGCTTGCACTGATTGGAGTTATTGTTGCACCCTCAGTAAG GCAATACTACATGTACGTTACGGATCCATCGTGTAGCAGGGTGGGAACTCAATGCTGGGTTTATGGGGCCATAATGGTGACAGAGGCTCTCCTCTGTGTGCGTCATGGAGCGCCGGTATTCGAGCGTACACAAGCGTTAAATATTCTTCTTTGGCTTCTTTGCCAGTCGTTTATTTCTGTGCTATGTGTGTATGGCTGCGTCCTTTGGCATCAGTATTTCGAG GGAACTTGGCTAGCTGCACACGTTTTACACAGACTATTGGACCGGTGA
- the LOC107223606 gene encoding phosphatidylserine synthase isoform X3, with translation MNQRDAANVEDNIWAGILCVVFFFLIISVLTFPNGPFTRPHPAVWRIVFGCSVLYLMGLLFMLFQNYETVRRILVWIDPGLSSFRIDMDKEYGVNCSDISLEKIWNHMDVFALAHFLGWTFKAVLIRHLGILWAISIMWEVTEIAFAHLLPNFVECWWDALILDVILCNGLGIWVGLKICACLEMREYKWVSIRDIESTTGKLKRAVLQFTPGSWTSVRWLDPNCTYMRFVALSQLVIFWQISELNTFFLKHVYEFPPSHPFVVSRLALIGVIVAPSVRQYYMYVTDPSCSRVGTQCWVYGAIMVTEALLCVRHGAPVFERTQALNILLWLLCQSFISVLCVYGCVLWHQYFESGKHISCSETGKNRTDENFSDGNLASCTRFTQTIGPVNKKAL, from the exons ATGAATCAAAG AGATGCAGCAAACGTCGAGGACAACATCTGGGCAGGAATCTTGTGcgtcgtcttcttcttcctgatcATATCTGTGCTGACATTTCCCAACGGTCCGTTCACCAGACCACATCCAGCGGTTTGGCGGATAGTTTTTGGGTGCAGTGTCCTCTACCTGATGGGTCTGCTGTTCATGCTCTTCCAGAATTACGAGACTGTCAGGCGGATCTTGGTCTGGATAGACCCGGGCTTATCGTCTTTCAGGATCGACATGGACAAGGAGTACGGCGTAAACTGCTCCGACATATCGTTGGAAAAGATATGGAATCATATGGATGTGTTTGCACTGGCACATTTCCTCGGATGGACTTTCAAAGCGGTGCTGATAAGGCATCTCGGGATCTTGTGGGCGATCAGTATCATGTGGGAAGTGACAGAGATTGCGTTCGCCCATCTGCTGCCCAATTTCGTTGAGTGCTGGTGGGATGCTCTGATCCTTGATGTCATCCTCTGCAATGGCCTAGGCATTTGGGTCGGACTTAAGATATGCGCCTGCCTCGAGATGCGCGAATACAAATGGGTCAGCATCAGGGACATCGAGAGCACCACTGGGAAACTGAAAAGAGCTGTGCTTCAGTTTACTCCTGGAAGCTGGACCTCCGTTAGGTGGCTCGATCCGAACTGCACCTACATGCGATTCGTGGCTTTGTCTCAGCTTGTTATCTTCTGGCAGATATCCGAGCTCAACACATTTTTCCTCAAACACGTTTATGAGTTTCCTCCGTCACATCCGTTTGTCGTTTCACGGCTTGCACTGATTGGAGTTATTGTTGCACCCTCAGTAAG GCAATACTACATGTACGTTACGGATCCATCGTGTAGCAGGGTGGGAACTCAATGCTGGGTTTATGGGGCCATAATGGTGACAGAGGCTCTCCTCTGTGTGCGTCATGGAGCGCCGGTATTCGAGCGTACACAAGCGTTAAATATTCTTCTTTGGCTTCTTTGCCAGTCGTTTATTTCTGTGCTATGTGTGTATGGCTGCGTCCTTTGGCATCAGTATTTCGAG AGTGGGAAACATATATCCTGTAGCGAAACTGGCAAGAATCGTACGGATGAGAACTTCAGCGATG GGAACTTGGCTAGCTGCACACGTTTTACACAGACTATTGGACCGGTGAATAAAAAAGCTTTGTGA
- the LOC107223605 gene encoding stress response protein nst1 isoform X3: MATATESNVPVSNSETTEIRCQEKSKGGLCYEVILAEPTVPKRTSSPPQPSPTQQIAIEDKLRAAEERRLSLEAHKLAALATKLGKIEEASRKKDELSAAFISQTREALDAKMTNTEEKREAHIADLKSKLKEHLESVEKTRLSLEQQTEEVRCAVEEKLKTAAAQRDENIKKMLDRLKEHEDQVVRVRTGMSERVQQLESQIQGKLDQARERRETIEREQKEKLRNHNTVKIAEVRQVAEVFALKALEAKERELAMRLTAAEINRQREIQRRVQAIRQHERRAEIVRQNKAALAGQESKTGDQPSSPVEKETASSG, from the exons ATGGCAACCGCTACCGAAAGCAACGTTCCAGTGAGCAACAGTGAGA CAACTGAGATTCGATGCCAGGAGAAGTCTAAGGGCGGCCTATGCTATGAAGTGATTTTGGCCGAGCCGACGGTCCCAAAACGGACTTCCTCACCGCCGCAGCCAAGTCCGACTCAGCAGATAGCGATAGAAGACAAGCTGAGAGCAGCGGAAGAGAGGCGACTCTCCCTGGAGGCTCACAAATTGGCTGCTCTCGCAACAAagcttggaaaaattgaggagGCGTCTCGCAAAAAGGATGAGCTAAGCGCTGCCTTTATTTCTCAGACCCGCGAGGCTCTTGATGCTAAAATGACAAACACTGAGGAAAAACGAGAGGCTCACATCGCGGACCTTAAGAGCAAGCTCAAGGAACAT TTGGAGAGTGTGGAAAAAACTCGCCTCAGTTTGGAGCAGCAGACAGAGGAGGTTCGATGCGCAGTTGAAGAAAAGCTCAAGACTGCCGCAGCTCAGCGTGATGAAAATATTAAGAAGATGCTTGATCGCCTGAAGGAACAT gAGGACCAAGTTGTTCGCGTACGGACAGGAATGTCAGAGCGAGTGCAGCAGCTCGAATCCCAGATTCAGGGCAAATTGGATCAAGCGCGCGAGCGGCGTGAGACAATAGAGCGCGAGCAGAAGGAAAAGCTGCGTAATCAT AACACAGTGAAGATAGCGGAAGTGCGTCAAGTAGCCGAGGTCTTTGCGCTGAAGGCACTCGAGGCTAAAGAGCGAGAGCTCGCCATGAGGCTGACTGCTGCTGAAATCAACCGGCAGCGAGAGATTCAGCGTCGTGTTCAGGCCATTCGCCAGCAT GAGAGACGTGCTGAGATAGTGAG
- the LOC107223606 gene encoding phosphatidylserine synthase isoform X1 — protein MTSNELPEGTSLRNRLQGREENLNKNRNLSESNDGYKLTQGTDSFSKINERPVDDISIEFFYKPHTITLLLISIGAVIYFAFVRDAANVEDNIWAGILCVVFFFLIISVLTFPNGPFTRPHPAVWRIVFGCSVLYLMGLLFMLFQNYETVRRILVWIDPGLSSFRIDMDKEYGVNCSDISLEKIWNHMDVFALAHFLGWTFKAVLIRHLGILWAISIMWEVTEIAFAHLLPNFVECWWDALILDVILCNGLGIWVGLKICACLEMREYKWVSIRDIESTTGKLKRAVLQFTPGSWTSVRWLDPNCTYMRFVALSQLVIFWQISELNTFFLKHVYEFPPSHPFVVSRLALIGVIVAPSVRQYYMYVTDPSCSRVGTQCWVYGAIMVTEALLCVRHGAPVFERTQALNILLWLLCQSFISVLCVYGCVLWHQYFESGKHISCSETGKNRTDENFSDGNLASCTRFTQTIGPVNKKAL, from the exons ATGACAAGTAACGAGTTACCTGAGGGTACCTCATTGCGAAATAGGCTACAAGgacgagaagaaaatttgaataaaaatcgtaatttatCGGAAAGCAATGATGGTTATAAATTGACTCAGGGAACTGACAGCTTCTCCAAGATCAATGAACGCCCCGTAGACGACATATCCAtcgaatttttctacaaacCTCACACCATAACCTTACTTCTCATCTCGATCGGCGCTGTTATCTACTTCGCATTTGTCAG AGATGCAGCAAACGTCGAGGACAACATCTGGGCAGGAATCTTGTGcgtcgtcttcttcttcctgatcATATCTGTGCTGACATTTCCCAACGGTCCGTTCACCAGACCACATCCAGCGGTTTGGCGGATAGTTTTTGGGTGCAGTGTCCTCTACCTGATGGGTCTGCTGTTCATGCTCTTCCAGAATTACGAGACTGTCAGGCGGATCTTGGTCTGGATAGACCCGGGCTTATCGTCTTTCAGGATCGACATGGACAAGGAGTACGGCGTAAACTGCTCCGACATATCGTTGGAAAAGATATGGAATCATATGGATGTGTTTGCACTGGCACATTTCCTCGGATGGACTTTCAAAGCGGTGCTGATAAGGCATCTCGGGATCTTGTGGGCGATCAGTATCATGTGGGAAGTGACAGAGATTGCGTTCGCCCATCTGCTGCCCAATTTCGTTGAGTGCTGGTGGGATGCTCTGATCCTTGATGTCATCCTCTGCAATGGCCTAGGCATTTGGGTCGGACTTAAGATATGCGCCTGCCTCGAGATGCGCGAATACAAATGGGTCAGCATCAGGGACATCGAGAGCACCACTGGGAAACTGAAAAGAGCTGTGCTTCAGTTTACTCCTGGAAGCTGGACCTCCGTTAGGTGGCTCGATCCGAACTGCACCTACATGCGATTCGTGGCTTTGTCTCAGCTTGTTATCTTCTGGCAGATATCCGAGCTCAACACATTTTTCCTCAAACACGTTTATGAGTTTCCTCCGTCACATCCGTTTGTCGTTTCACGGCTTGCACTGATTGGAGTTATTGTTGCACCCTCAGTAAG GCAATACTACATGTACGTTACGGATCCATCGTGTAGCAGGGTGGGAACTCAATGCTGGGTTTATGGGGCCATAATGGTGACAGAGGCTCTCCTCTGTGTGCGTCATGGAGCGCCGGTATTCGAGCGTACACAAGCGTTAAATATTCTTCTTTGGCTTCTTTGCCAGTCGTTTATTTCTGTGCTATGTGTGTATGGCTGCGTCCTTTGGCATCAGTATTTCGAG AGTGGGAAACATATATCCTGTAGCGAAACTGGCAAGAATCGTACGGATGAGAACTTCAGCGATG GGAACTTGGCTAGCTGCACACGTTTTACACAGACTATTGGACCGGTGAATAAAAAAGCTTTGTGA
- the LOC107223605 gene encoding calponin homology domain-containing protein DDB_G0272472 isoform X2, giving the protein MLIGLVRDSVLQCFCHSCKAPLGLVAATQRRGAPITKKPAGKGKPRTKQPKKVKFITTEIRCQEKSKGGLCYEVILAEPTVPKRTSSPPQPSPTQQIAIEDKLRAAEERRLSLEAHKLAALATKLGKIEEASRKKDELSAAFISQTREALDAKMTNTEEKREAHIADLKSKLKEHLESVEKTRLSLEQQTEEVRCAVEEKLKTAAAQRDENIKKMLDRLKEHEDQVVRVRTGMSERVQQLESQIQGKLDQARERRETIEREQKEKLRNHERRAEIVRQNKAALAGQESKTGDQPSSPVEKETASSG; this is encoded by the exons ATGCTGATCGGTCTGGTTCGCGATTCTGTGCTGCAATGCTTTTGCCACAGCTGCAAAGCCCCTTTGGGCTTGGTTG CTGCAACACAACGGCGTGGTGCGCCAATCACAAAGAAGCCGGCCGGCAAAGGGAAACCACGCACGAAACAGCcgaaaaaagtcaaatttatCA CAACTGAGATTCGATGCCAGGAGAAGTCTAAGGGCGGCCTATGCTATGAAGTGATTTTGGCCGAGCCGACGGTCCCAAAACGGACTTCCTCACCGCCGCAGCCAAGTCCGACTCAGCAGATAGCGATAGAAGACAAGCTGAGAGCAGCGGAAGAGAGGCGACTCTCCCTGGAGGCTCACAAATTGGCTGCTCTCGCAACAAagcttggaaaaattgaggagGCGTCTCGCAAAAAGGATGAGCTAAGCGCTGCCTTTATTTCTCAGACCCGCGAGGCTCTTGATGCTAAAATGACAAACACTGAGGAAAAACGAGAGGCTCACATCGCGGACCTTAAGAGCAAGCTCAAGGAACAT TTGGAGAGTGTGGAAAAAACTCGCCTCAGTTTGGAGCAGCAGACAGAGGAGGTTCGATGCGCAGTTGAAGAAAAGCTCAAGACTGCCGCAGCTCAGCGTGATGAAAATATTAAGAAGATGCTTGATCGCCTGAAGGAACAT gAGGACCAAGTTGTTCGCGTACGGACAGGAATGTCAGAGCGAGTGCAGCAGCTCGAATCCCAGATTCAGGGCAAATTGGATCAAGCGCGCGAGCGGCGTGAGACAATAGAGCGCGAGCAGAAGGAAAAGCTGCGTAATCAT GAGAGACGTGCTGAGATAGTGAG
- the LOC107223605 gene encoding stress response protein nst1 isoform X1, producing the protein MLIGLVRDSVLQCFCHSCKAPLGLVAATQRRGAPITKKPAGKGKPRTKQPKKVKFITTEIRCQEKSKGGLCYEVILAEPTVPKRTSSPPQPSPTQQIAIEDKLRAAEERRLSLEAHKLAALATKLGKIEEASRKKDELSAAFISQTREALDAKMTNTEEKREAHIADLKSKLKEHLESVEKTRLSLEQQTEEVRCAVEEKLKTAAAQRDENIKKMLDRLKEHEDQVVRVRTGMSERVQQLESQIQGKLDQARERRETIEREQKEKLRNHNTVKIAEVRQVAEVFALKALEAKERELAMRLTAAEINRQREIQRRVQAIRQHERRAEIVRQNKAALAGQESKTGDQPSSPVEKETASSG; encoded by the exons ATGCTGATCGGTCTGGTTCGCGATTCTGTGCTGCAATGCTTTTGCCACAGCTGCAAAGCCCCTTTGGGCTTGGTTG CTGCAACACAACGGCGTGGTGCGCCAATCACAAAGAAGCCGGCCGGCAAAGGGAAACCACGCACGAAACAGCcgaaaaaagtcaaatttatCA CAACTGAGATTCGATGCCAGGAGAAGTCTAAGGGCGGCCTATGCTATGAAGTGATTTTGGCCGAGCCGACGGTCCCAAAACGGACTTCCTCACCGCCGCAGCCAAGTCCGACTCAGCAGATAGCGATAGAAGACAAGCTGAGAGCAGCGGAAGAGAGGCGACTCTCCCTGGAGGCTCACAAATTGGCTGCTCTCGCAACAAagcttggaaaaattgaggagGCGTCTCGCAAAAAGGATGAGCTAAGCGCTGCCTTTATTTCTCAGACCCGCGAGGCTCTTGATGCTAAAATGACAAACACTGAGGAAAAACGAGAGGCTCACATCGCGGACCTTAAGAGCAAGCTCAAGGAACAT TTGGAGAGTGTGGAAAAAACTCGCCTCAGTTTGGAGCAGCAGACAGAGGAGGTTCGATGCGCAGTTGAAGAAAAGCTCAAGACTGCCGCAGCTCAGCGTGATGAAAATATTAAGAAGATGCTTGATCGCCTGAAGGAACAT gAGGACCAAGTTGTTCGCGTACGGACAGGAATGTCAGAGCGAGTGCAGCAGCTCGAATCCCAGATTCAGGGCAAATTGGATCAAGCGCGCGAGCGGCGTGAGACAATAGAGCGCGAGCAGAAGGAAAAGCTGCGTAATCAT AACACAGTGAAGATAGCGGAAGTGCGTCAAGTAGCCGAGGTCTTTGCGCTGAAGGCACTCGAGGCTAAAGAGCGAGAGCTCGCCATGAGGCTGACTGCTGCTGAAATCAACCGGCAGCGAGAGATTCAGCGTCGTGTTCAGGCCATTCGCCAGCAT GAGAGACGTGCTGAGATAGTGAG